The following are encoded together in the Weissella soli genome:
- a CDS encoding ABC transporter ATP-binding protein: MTEKILQVEQINKYFGKFHALKDVSFDIHAGEVFGFLGPNGAGKSTMIRTMLGMLTADSGKVELSGINMLAQPVITHRRIAYVPGDVYLWPSLTGGEIIDLLLRMGGHEHTAKTDELIAKFELDPTKKARTYSKGNRQKVALIAAFSADVDLYIFDEPTSGLDPLQELNFQEEVMSLKVAGKAVLLSSHILAEVEKVMDRLAIIRQGKIIEMGNLKDLQSIASLKVEARVQKDAQALATLSGVLNFEQKNDTIRFSVQHQDLSAVTAELAKYGLIDLKVAMPTLEELFMAYYRDESEEEHAK; this comes from the coding sequence ATGACAGAAAAAATTTTGCAGGTTGAGCAAATCAACAAATATTTCGGTAAATTTCATGCTTTGAAGGATGTTTCATTCGATATTCACGCAGGTGAAGTATTTGGCTTTCTAGGGCCAAATGGGGCTGGCAAGTCGACCATGATTCGTACCATGTTGGGAATGCTTACAGCAGACAGTGGCAAGGTTGAATTAAGTGGTATCAATATGTTGGCACAACCGGTCATAACACATCGTCGCATTGCGTACGTCCCAGGGGATGTATACTTGTGGCCAAGTCTCACGGGTGGTGAAATCATTGATCTGTTATTGCGTATGGGTGGTCATGAACACACAGCGAAGACGGATGAATTAATTGCTAAATTTGAATTAGATCCAACTAAAAAGGCACGCACATACTCAAAAGGTAATCGGCAAAAAGTAGCATTGATTGCTGCATTTTCAGCAGATGTCGATTTATACATTTTTGATGAGCCGACAAGTGGGTTGGACCCTTTACAGGAGTTAAATTTTCAAGAAGAAGTAATGTCATTAAAAGTGGCGGGAAAAGCAGTTTTACTCAGTTCACATATCTTAGCCGAGGTTGAGAAAGTGATGGATCGCTTGGCTATTATTCGTCAAGGGAAAATCATCGAAATGGGTAATTTAAAAGATTTACAGTCAATCGCCAGTTTAAAGGTAGAAGCGCGTGTGCAAAAGGATGCACAAGCTTTAGCGACGTTGTCGGGTGTACTGAATTTTGAGCAAAAGAATGATACGATACGATTTTCAGTGCAACATCAGGATTTATCAGCGGTGACGGCTGAGTTAGCAAAATATGGGTTAATAGATTTAAAAGTAGCAATGCCAACTTTAGAAGAACTGTTCATGGCTTACTATCGAGATGAAAGTGAGGAGGAACATGCAAAATAA